DNA from Rhipicephalus sanguineus isolate Rsan-2018 chromosome 11, BIME_Rsan_1.4, whole genome shotgun sequence:
GAATTGCTCTGCTATAACAACGAGATCAATCCCGATCAAAATATAAATGAAATTCACAGGTTGAAGTAATAAAATGAGACATAGCAATTTTATATATACAAAAGAAAAGACAAATGTAAAGAAAAACATGTCAGAACAAGTAAAAAAACAACCGGATGAACTGAAACCGCTTATTTGTGTCAGTCCAACATTGAAGGTGCGCGTGTCGGGCAAGCTTCAAAGCTTCAAAAACTTCCGCGACAACAGCTTCTTTTGATAAAGCTTAGCCACAGATTTTTTGTCGGTGAAGTCGACAGCATGGTTTGTGAACAGCAGCTTCATAAACTTTCTGCATACAAGTTCTATTAATTTGCGCCTTTGGCTTTGGTCGCAACGGTCACGCAGCAGTACTGGCAAACGAACAATTACATCCACACTCTTCATGACGCACGTCTCCAGAGGCTTATGGAGAGATGCGCGGTCCAAAAGCATCACGTCCACAAATCTTTTCAGGGCATGCAGAACACGCACGAGCTCCGGCGTGGGGTAGCACAAGCCACCTCTGTCCTGGTGAGAAATCAAGCCGTCCGTAGCACTAGTGCTGCTCCCTTTTGCCTTTAAGACGAGCGACACGCAGCGCTCGCAGTCAGTTTTCTCGCCCACAACGCGGGATATGTATCCTGCGACGAGTGAAACTGCTGCTACATCTGGCGTAGGCAGAAACGGCTTCGAGGAAGTGCAGAGTTCATGCAGTAGGTGCTGCGCCGAGTTCACTGCTGCGGACGTGCTTGTTGACGGCGTGCTGCTTGTCTCGCCGCTCCTAATAATTCTCTCCGAGGAAACGAAAGAAGCTGAGCTTCGCACGTTGCATGTGTGCGAAGCCGCAACGATGCCCGTCTTCAGCATCTTCTCAAGCCCGAAAGAGCGCTTCTCACATCTAGCATATCACTGCAGCCAGCGCTGCGTCGAAGGGTCCCAAACAGGGATTCGATGGGGTCGCTTGAAAATTTTCTAGTCAATACAAATTTGAACCCTCTATCTAATAAAAAACGGATACACTGGACGTTGGCAACAGTGGTGAATACTAGTGCATGGTGAGTTTCTTTGGTCAGGAAGTTCATTGGTGCACTTGCCGCCTTCAGCTGTTCAACGTATTCTAAAAAAACAAGTTCTAGCCAATGAAGTCTGGAGTCCTCAGGATCAGCAAACTCCCTGGTGTCCGGGTAGTTCTGGTGAATATGCTGCTGGCAATTGCTGACGTCCATGAGAGTAAACCATCTGCTCACGTTATTCATGAACTCAACAGTTGGGCCGACACTGGTGAACTTTGCGTCGCACGTGTGCCCTGCATCATCTTTCATGAAGGACAAAGCCGCTGTCACGGCTGCTGAAAACAAGTGGACGGCAGGCTTCACTCCCATTTTTTCGATGTTCGACGGATAGAGGTGTTTCCTCGTAAGGAAACGGACCGGCTTGAGAATCGAGCCCCGCTGCATCTTGTAGAGGTCCTTTATGTAGCTTGACGAAATTTCGCCATTTCTTCCCAATTCTCATGCCAGAAATTGCGATCGGATGTTTTTTAGGATGTGACTTTGATCGAATGCCAGAAACAAACTGCGGCTTGGGTCGGCAGGATGAGGTACTTGGGTTTTCGGCTGCCCACCTGATAATATCTCCATTGCAGCAACGTTTATTTTATGGTTGTCAGTCACAACTCGAACTATCTCAAATCCCAATTGTTCAGTTTTTCTGATGACGTGCTTGGTGGTTTCCGCAAGTAGTTCAACAGTGCATGCTCTGGTAAAGAAGTATCCCACTGGGATCCGGAACCTAGCATGAAGGCCACAGATCAAGAAGCACAAAAGCGAGTTCGCTAGTTCGCTCCTTTCCGAGTCGGACAAAACTTTGTTCAGAGCACCCATGTCTACATCGCCCAGGAAAACATCTCTTTGTTTGTTGTATTCAAGCCTTTGCTTGATCCTCATTTCATCTACGACGAGGCTGCACATTTTGGCCTGCTCCGCTCTGAGGCACTCCATTTCAGCGTTGAGCCTTTGCTTCACTAGTTCACTGAAACCTATTTCTCCGACAGTAGTTCCTAGGTACTTTTGAAGCGTAGTTCTGCACGGGAGCGCGTGGAGCTCTGTCCTTATATATTCACACGACTTTGTTGAGAGGTTCCGCAAAATTATACACTGTCGTATACTGGTTTCACACCACTTCGGTTTTTTCGCCTTGTAATTTAGCACTTGATCCATAACGACTCTGGCTTTAGTGCTGCCCTGATCTGAGTCCCTGGCCACTTGAAGAAATTTGCTCACGTTGCACTCTTCCTTCAATTGCTGCAGCCCCTTCTTGTAGGCATCGACTGTTGCCTGCAGTCTTTCATTTCGTTGCTTCCATGCTCTTTCCTTCTCGCGCCATTTTTTTCGCTCCAAAAAGGCTGATGCGGTACTCCTACTGTCGGCTTGAACACCAACTGACCTCAAGGCACGCGCGCCTGCACCCTCTTCCGCTGGCTGCGCATCTGGTGGCTCAAGGATGTTTGCGGACTGACAGTAGTCACTAGCCGCTGTCACAAAAGGCAAGTCTTGGATGTCGCTTGAAGAAACACTTTCTGGTTGTTGCCAGCCACTGGGCTCAGCGACTTCTTTAGGCGTGTCCGCGCGAACTTCTGGCGCCGATGCAGGGCGCGAATCGATTTTTTGACTTGGCAGACTTGCCAACGTGTCCGTCGAAGAATCACGCTTTCTCTTCTGTATGCCGCTGCAGCTTCTCTCCTTAGGTGGCTCCTTCTTCATGTACGATGGATAATGAGGAAACACACTAGGCACCGCATCAGGCTTTAGCATACGCCTCTTAGTATTTTCACGAAAGTCAGCTTCCACAAAATGTAGGCTGCACACGGCCGAGTAATTTGAGGTGGAATTCGGCACCCAGTTCTTTCTTGCAATAACTCGTAGCCATCGTTCACGTAGCTCAGTGTTCACTCGTATCTCGTGAAAGGACACtcctgcttctttctttcgctgGCTAGAAGTGCAGAACGGAACGCAACAGCAGCGCATAGTGACCGATGAAAAGGCAGGAGGACATCCCCACTGAAGCAAACAGACAGGCCTACAACTGCCTCTGCGACCAAACGACGAGTTAAACTTGTCGTCTGCAAGGTAACTGCCACGCGAATTATCACTCCGGTAAGAGTCATACTGACAATTTATTTCACCTTTATTCTTATTTACACATGAATACTACTTCTTTTAATTTGATGGCAACAACTCCGAACAATGTTCGCGCTTCTTTTTAGCAGATGACAGAAAAAGCGCCAAAGGCCGGAGCGCGAGCGGCGGAGAGCGTCGTCTGCAAGAGGGTAATAACGCAGCGCCGCCAAGCGGCGTctaggggcgaaatcgagagagtaatGGGAGAGGGCTCGGCGGTCGCCGCGGCGCTCACGCGGCAGGCACAgaaaaaatacaggaggcgctggttgagccaacgtttgcgacagccgcgggaaccggaactcgccgctgtctagctgtCACGTGTTGTCTCGGGAGTGCTTGCAAAAACGGATTGGGGGAGAGTGAGACGTGCtcaggagaccgtggtaggacgggcaaaaaacaacaaagtttatccTGAGCAAAAAGGTAACATACAGAAAAGAGCGTTAAGAACACTGAACAATATAACAAAAAAACCTATTTACATTCTTGCGACAT
Protein-coding regions in this window:
- the LOC119374049 gene encoding uncharacterized protein LOC119374049 gives rise to the protein MRCCCVPFCTSSQRKKEAGVSFHEIRVNTELRERWLRVIARKNWVPNSTSNYSAVCSLHFVEADFRENTKRRMLKPDAVPSVFPHYPSYMKKEPPKERSCSGIQKRKRDSSTDTLASLPSQKIDSRPASAPEVRADTPKEVAEPSGWQQPESVSSSDIQDLPFVTAASDYCQSANILEPPDAQPAEEGAGARALRSVGVQADSRSTASAFLERKKWREKERAWKQRNERLQATVDAYKKGLQQLKEECNVSKFLQVARDSDQGSTKARVVMDQVLNYKAKKPKWCETSIRQCIILRNLSTKSCEYIRTELHALPCRTTLQKYLGTTVGEIGFSELVKQRLNAEMECLRAEQAKMCSLVVDEMRIKQRLEYNKQRDVFLGDVDMGALNKVLSDSERSELANSLLCFLICGLHARFRIPVGYFFTRACTVELLAETTKHVIRKTEQLGFEIVRVVTDNHKINVAAMEILSGGQPKTQVPHPADPSRSLFLAFDQSHILKNIRSQFLA